The following are encoded together in the Halopseudomonas salegens genome:
- the ybeY gene encoding rRNA maturation RNase YbeY, giving the protein MTVELDIQRATEITPQPDDAKLLLWAKLALREHPGSELTIRLVDADESRALNHAYRGKDAPTNVLSFPAELPPELEIPLLGDLVICVPVVDREAGEQGKTAEQHWAHMVIHGCLHLLGHDHTDDVEADLMESLERQLLSELGIPDPYISNQE; this is encoded by the coding sequence ATGACGGTTGAGCTGGATATTCAGCGCGCCACTGAGATCACACCGCAACCCGATGATGCCAAGCTGTTGCTCTGGGCCAAACTGGCCCTGCGCGAGCATCCCGGCAGTGAATTGACCATTCGTCTGGTCGACGCTGACGAAAGCCGCGCCCTGAACCATGCTTATCGAGGCAAGGATGCACCTACCAACGTGCTGTCCTTTCCTGCAGAATTACCGCCCGAACTCGAGATCCCGCTGCTTGGCGATCTGGTGATTTGTGTGCCGGTAGTGGACCGCGAAGCCGGCGAACAAGGCAAAACGGCTGAACAGCATTGGGCGCATATGGTTATCCATGGCTGCTTGCATTTGCTCGGGCATGACCATACAGACGACGTTGAAGCGGATTTGATGGAAAGTCTGGAGCGCCAGTTATTGAGTGAGCTGGGGATACCTGACCCCTATATCAGCAACCAAGAGTGA
- the ubiT gene encoding ubiquinone anaerobic biosynthesis accessory factor UbiT: protein MLNGSLFAPAVAGLRLVSPVLPVTRHVPFVLQQAILEPILARLLAAPLAMGELDMLQGRWLKLTITDLGLSWCVSRDRLGLRVCRDQSADACIAGSWRDFLLLASRQEDPDTLFFRRRLQLSGDTELGLAVKNLLDSLDPEHLPPRLWQALQALGRAARDL from the coding sequence ATGCTGAATGGCTCGTTGTTCGCGCCGGCAGTCGCGGGATTGCGATTGGTGTCACCTGTATTGCCGGTTACCCGGCATGTCCCCTTTGTACTGCAGCAGGCCATTCTGGAACCGATCCTGGCGCGCTTGCTGGCTGCACCGCTGGCTATGGGTGAGCTGGATATGCTGCAAGGTCGCTGGTTGAAGCTGACGATCACTGATCTGGGTCTGAGCTGGTGCGTCAGTCGCGACCGCCTTGGCTTGCGCGTCTGCCGCGACCAATCGGCGGATGCCTGCATTGCCGGCAGTTGGCGTGATTTCCTGCTGCTGGCCAGTCGACAGGAGGACCCGGATACGCTGTTCTTTCGTCGTCGCCTGCAGTTGTCGGGCGATACCGAGTTGGGGCTGGCGGTGAAGAATCTGCTCGACAGTCTGGACCCGGAGCACCTGCCGCCGCGCCTGTGGCAAGCCCTGCAGGCCCTGGGGCGGGCAGCGAGGGACCTGTGA
- the ubiU gene encoding ubiquinone anaerobic biosynthesis protein UbiU, whose translation MQLVCPAGSLPALKSALREGADAVYTGFRDDTNARHFAGLNFTDQQLEQGLALVRAQGKALYIAVNTYALPDGWARWQRAVDQAAALGVDALIAADPGVLAYASKHHPDLPLHLSVQGSATNPDALRFYHQRYRIRRAVLPRVLSLQQVERLAALSPVPLEVFAFGSLCIMAEGRCHLSSYVTAQSPNLCGVCSPASAVRWSQESDNLSARLNNVLIDRYAEDEPAGYPTLCKGRFMVNGQRTHALEEPTSLNTLDLIPQLVAMGIAAVKIEGRQRSPAYVEQVTRVWRQALDAYAADPAGFQVDAGWMRRLAALSEGSQTTLGAYQRAWQ comes from the coding sequence ATGCAACTGGTGTGTCCCGCAGGCAGCCTGCCTGCACTGAAATCGGCTTTGCGTGAAGGCGCCGATGCTGTTTATACCGGCTTTCGCGATGATACCAATGCGCGCCATTTTGCCGGCCTCAATTTTACTGATCAGCAACTGGAGCAGGGGTTGGCGCTGGTGCGAGCGCAGGGCAAGGCCTTGTACATCGCAGTGAATACCTATGCCTTGCCGGATGGTTGGGCACGTTGGCAGCGTGCAGTGGACCAGGCGGCGGCGCTGGGCGTGGATGCGTTGATTGCAGCTGACCCGGGCGTTCTCGCGTATGCCAGCAAACATCATCCGGATCTGCCGCTGCATCTGTCGGTGCAGGGCTCGGCGACCAACCCCGATGCACTGCGCTTCTATCATCAGCGCTACCGGATTCGCCGTGCAGTATTGCCCCGTGTGCTCTCGTTGCAACAGGTCGAGCGCCTGGCCGCGCTGAGTCCGGTTCCGCTGGAAGTGTTTGCCTTTGGCAGCCTGTGCATCATGGCTGAAGGGCGCTGTCATTTATCCTCATATGTTACCGCGCAGTCACCCAATTTATGCGGTGTCTGTTCGCCGGCCAGTGCCGTGCGCTGGAGTCAGGAGTCGGACAACCTGTCAGCCCGGTTGAATAATGTATTGATTGACCGGTATGCCGAGGATGAGCCTGCCGGGTATCCAACCCTGTGCAAAGGGCGCTTTATGGTCAATGGGCAGCGGACGCATGCACTGGAAGAACCGACCAGCCTGAATACCCTGGATCTGATACCGCAACTGGTCGCCATGGGTATTGCGGCGGTAAAGATTGAAGGTCGCCAGCGCAGTCCAGCCTATGTCGAGCAGGTAACCCGGGTGTGGCGTCAGGCGCTGGATGCCTATGCCGCCGATCCGGCTGGTTTTCAGGTTGATGCCGGATGGATGCGGCGCCTGGCTGCACTGTCGGAAGGAAGCCAAACTACCCTGGGTGCCTACCAACGGGCCTGGCAATAG
- a CDS encoding U32 family peptidase, with product MRLSLGPVLFYWSRRQLLDFYAEMAEQPLDVIYLGETVCSKRRALSLDDWLGLARDLREHSGVDVVLSGLALIEAGSERASLRRLCANGELMVEANDMAAVQMLSELGQDFVGGPALNVYNAFALAELQAAGMQRWVPPVECSGALLQALLNQCREETISLPELEVFAWGYLPLAYSARCFTARAEHRPKDACDFVCQYYPEGLPMLTQEGQPLFTLNGIQTLSAGVCNLLAEYPQLQQMGVDMLRLSPRLQNMSQVINYFDQVRHGGEPPLVVDGCNGYWYGQAGMLRVEEAGLC from the coding sequence ATGCGACTGAGTCTGGGACCGGTGCTGTTTTATTGGTCACGCCGGCAACTGCTGGATTTTTATGCCGAGATGGCCGAACAGCCGCTGGATGTGATCTATCTGGGTGAAACCGTATGCAGCAAGCGGCGTGCGCTTTCACTGGATGACTGGCTGGGGCTGGCGCGTGATCTGCGTGAGCATAGCGGGGTTGACGTCGTACTGTCCGGATTGGCCCTGATCGAGGCCGGCTCCGAGCGTGCCAGCCTGCGGCGTTTGTGTGCCAATGGCGAACTGATGGTCGAGGCCAATGATATGGCGGCGGTTCAGATGCTCAGTGAGTTGGGCCAGGACTTTGTTGGTGGGCCGGCGTTGAATGTCTACAACGCCTTTGCTCTGGCTGAATTGCAGGCCGCAGGTATGCAGCGCTGGGTGCCTCCTGTGGAGTGTTCCGGTGCCTTGTTGCAAGCGCTGCTGAACCAGTGCCGAGAGGAGACGATCAGCTTGCCGGAACTGGAGGTCTTTGCCTGGGGCTATCTGCCGCTGGCCTATTCGGCGCGCTGTTTTACCGCCCGCGCCGAGCACCGGCCGAAAGATGCCTGCGACTTTGTTTGCCAATATTATCCGGAAGGCTTGCCGATGCTGACCCAGGAAGGTCAGCCATTGTTTACCCTGAATGGTATCCAGACCCTGTCGGCAGGGGTGTGCAATCTGCTTGCCGAGTATCCACAGCTGCAGCAGATGGGGGTAGACATGCTGCGCCTGAGCCCGCGGTTGCAGAACATGTCGCAGGTGATCAATTATTTTGATCAGGTACGTCATGGTGGTGAGCCACCGCTGGTGGTGGATGGCTGCAATGGCTATTGGTATGGGCAGGCTGGCATGTTGCGGGTAGAAGAGGCCGGATTATGCTGA
- a CDS encoding PhoH family protein codes for MNAPLHIHRFTIEPVDSRRFASLCGQFNEHLQLIEQRLGIEVRNRGNEFELIGEQALTRSAEAVLRQLYRETRDNGELTPDTVHLFLQESGLESLSEALHDSSNHKPVVLRTRKMTIQPRGPNQQAYVRSILDHDINFGIGPAGTGKTYLAVACAVDALEREQVRRILLVRPAVEAGEKLGFLPGDLAQKIDPYLRPLYDALYEMLGFEQVAKLIEKQVIEVAPLAYMRGRTLNNSFIILDESQNTTLEQMKMFLTRIGFGSTAVITGDTTQVDLPRGTRSGLIHVTEVLKGVKGIGFTEFKSKDVVRHPLVQRIVEAYDRFDQTQEQARMERQERHSKPDSSNDG; via the coding sequence GAACACCTTCAACTCATCGAGCAACGCCTCGGCATCGAAGTGCGCAACCGCGGCAACGAGTTCGAGCTGATTGGCGAACAGGCCCTGACCCGTTCCGCCGAAGCCGTTCTGCGCCAGCTGTACCGCGAAACCCGCGACAACGGCGAACTGACGCCCGATACCGTACACCTGTTCCTGCAGGAATCCGGGCTGGAAAGCCTCAGCGAAGCCCTGCACGACAGCAGCAACCACAAGCCCGTCGTCTTGCGCACGCGCAAAATGACCATCCAGCCGCGCGGCCCCAACCAACAGGCCTACGTACGTTCGATACTGGATCACGACATCAACTTCGGTATCGGCCCGGCCGGTACCGGCAAGACCTATCTGGCCGTCGCCTGCGCCGTTGATGCCCTGGAACGGGAACAGGTGCGTCGCATCCTGCTGGTTCGCCCCGCCGTTGAAGCCGGCGAAAAGCTCGGCTTCCTGCCCGGCGACCTGGCACAGAAGATTGATCCCTACCTGCGCCCGCTGTACGACGCCCTGTATGAAATGCTCGGCTTCGAGCAGGTCGCCAAACTGATCGAAAAGCAGGTCATTGAAGTCGCCCCGCTCGCCTACATGCGTGGCCGCACCCTGAACAACAGCTTCATTATTCTCGACGAAAGCCAGAACACCACCCTGGAACAGATGAAAATGTTCCTCACCCGCATTGGCTTCGGCTCCACCGCCGTGATCACCGGGGACACCACCCAGGTCGACCTGCCACGCGGTACTCGCTCCGGGCTGATTCACGTCACCGAGGTGCTCAAGGGCGTCAAAGGGATCGGCTTTACCGAGTTCAAATCGAAGGACGTGGTCCGTCATCCATTGGTCCAGCGCATCGTTGAAGCTTATGACCGCTTCGATCAGACCCAGGAACAGGCTCGCATGGAGCGACAGGAACGGCACAGCAAGCCGGACAGCAGCAATGACGGTTGA
- a CDS encoding LPS-assembly lipoprotein LptE, whose translation MKMLSSQRGMRTLASGTLLLGLLFLTGCGFQLRGAGVDNVKLDSLQVSAEDPHSAIVREVVDTLTREQVNISSAAAYQLHISAERQESKAITYSGRATPAEMSLTSQIEYVISDRQERVLVGPETLSTERVYVNDRDNVVGSGQEAELLRREMRRDLSRQLLFRLSSLSESELRAREQALGQPQ comes from the coding sequence ATGAAAATGCTCAGCTCACAGCGCGGTATGCGCACTCTGGCCAGTGGCACCTTGCTGCTCGGCCTGCTTTTCCTCACTGGCTGCGGTTTCCAGTTGCGCGGTGCCGGCGTCGACAATGTCAAGCTGGACAGTCTGCAGGTCAGCGCCGAAGATCCTCACAGTGCCATCGTGCGTGAAGTAGTCGATACGCTGACCCGTGAGCAGGTCAACATCAGTTCGGCGGCGGCCTACCAGCTGCATATTTCCGCTGAGCGTCAGGAAAGCAAGGCGATCACCTACTCTGGCCGTGCCACACCGGCAGAAATGTCCCTGACCAGTCAGATCGAGTACGTCATCAGCGACCGTCAGGAACGCGTACTGGTCGGCCCTGAAACCCTGAGCACCGAGCGCGTCTATGTCAATGACCGTGACAACGTGGTCGGCAGCGGCCAGGAGGCCGAGTTGTTACGCCGCGAAATGCGCCGCGACCTCAGCCGTCAATTGCTGTTTCGTCTTTCCAGTCTCAGCGAAAGCGAGCTCCGGGCCCGCGAACAGGCGCTGGGTCAGCCGCAGTGA
- the leuS gene encoding leucine--tRNA ligase, giving the protein MQEQYAPREIEAAARSDWDASQAFRVEETPGRDTFYCLSMFPYPSGKLHMGHVRNYTIGDVIARYQRMQGKNVMQPMGWDAFGMPAENAAMNNQVPPAEWTYSNIDYMRSQLQSLGLAIDWSREFATCRPEYYRWEQWLFTRLYKKGVIYRKNGTVNWDPVDQTVLANEQVIDGKGWRSGAEIEKRDIPMYYFRITDYAEELLSSLDELDGWPEQVKTMQRNWIGKSVGMEVHFPYDQASIGQTGKLKVFTTRPDTLMGATYVAVAAEHPLATRAADGNPRLQAFIDECKRGGVAEADIATQEKKGLPTNLFVEHPLTGEKLPVWVANYVLMSYGDGAVMAVPAHDERDFAFADKYKLPIKPVIRTSAGDTTPSPWQDAYAEKGVLINSDEFDGMDFDSALTAIGEVLQQNDLGAPRTRFRLRDWGISRQRYWGCPIPVIHCDSCGDVPVPDDQLPVILPEDVVPDGTGSPLAKMPEFYECACPSCGKPARRETDTMDTFVESSWYFARYASPHFEGGMVDPKAANYWLPVDQYIGGIEHAILHLLYARFFHKLMRDEGLVDSDEPFKHLLTQGMVLADTYYRTDAKGGKQWFNPADVEVERDAKGKITSARLSSDGQPVEIGGTEKMSKSKNNGVDPQAMIDQYGADTCRLFMMFASPPDMSLEWSDSGVEGAQRFLRRVWRLASQFVAEGAASALDVGSLNDAQKDVRRSIHLAIRQASHDIGQQHKFNTAIAAVMTLMNVLEKAPQQSPQDRALLQEGLEAVTLLLAPITPHICHSLWQALGHADPVIDVRWPSVDDSALVQDTLQMVIQVNGKLRAHIDVAADASREAIEAIARDNENVQRFTEGLSIRKVIVVPGKLVNIVAN; this is encoded by the coding sequence ATGCAAGAACAGTACGCACCCCGAGAGATCGAAGCCGCCGCCCGCAGTGACTGGGATGCCAGCCAGGCCTTCCGCGTGGAAGAAACTCCCGGCCGGGATACCTTCTACTGCCTGTCCATGTTTCCTTACCCCAGTGGCAAACTGCACATGGGGCATGTGCGCAACTACACCATTGGTGACGTGATTGCCCGCTATCAGCGCATGCAGGGCAAGAATGTCATGCAACCGATGGGCTGGGATGCGTTCGGCATGCCGGCAGAAAATGCCGCCATGAACAACCAGGTGCCACCGGCCGAATGGACCTACTCGAACATCGACTATATGCGCAGCCAGCTGCAAAGCCTTGGGCTGGCCATTGACTGGTCTCGTGAGTTCGCTACCTGCCGGCCCGAGTATTACCGTTGGGAGCAGTGGCTGTTTACCCGGCTGTACAAGAAAGGCGTGATCTACCGCAAGAACGGTACCGTCAACTGGGATCCGGTCGACCAGACCGTGCTGGCCAACGAGCAGGTCATCGACGGCAAGGGGTGGCGCTCAGGCGCCGAGATCGAAAAGCGCGATATCCCCATGTATTACTTCCGGATTACCGACTATGCGGAAGAGTTGCTCAGTTCGCTGGATGAGCTGGATGGCTGGCCGGAACAGGTCAAGACCATGCAGCGCAACTGGATCGGCAAATCAGTCGGCATGGAAGTGCATTTCCCCTATGATCAGGCCAGTATTGGCCAGACCGGCAAGCTGAAGGTCTTTACCACCCGCCCGGATACCCTGATGGGCGCTACCTATGTGGCGGTTGCTGCCGAGCATCCGTTGGCAACCCGGGCTGCTGATGGCAATCCGCGCTTGCAGGCTTTCATTGATGAATGCAAACGGGGTGGCGTGGCCGAAGCTGACATCGCCACCCAGGAAAAGAAAGGCCTGCCAACCAACCTCTTCGTCGAACACCCGCTGACCGGGGAAAAATTACCGGTATGGGTCGCCAACTACGTGTTGATGAGTTACGGCGATGGGGCGGTCATGGCTGTACCCGCCCATGATGAACGTGACTTTGCCTTTGCCGACAAGTACAAGCTGCCAATCAAACCGGTGATTCGCACCTCGGCCGGCGATACAACACCCTCGCCCTGGCAAGACGCCTACGCGGAAAAAGGTGTACTGATCAATTCCGATGAATTCGACGGCATGGATTTCGACAGTGCACTGACCGCCATTGGTGAGGTGTTGCAGCAAAATGACCTCGGCGCACCGCGAACCCGCTTCCGCCTGCGTGATTGGGGCATCAGCCGTCAGCGCTACTGGGGTTGCCCGATTCCGGTCATCCATTGTGACAGCTGTGGCGACGTTCCGGTGCCGGATGATCAATTACCGGTAATACTCCCGGAAGACGTGGTGCCTGACGGTACCGGCAGCCCGCTGGCGAAGATGCCTGAGTTTTATGAATGTGCCTGCCCCAGCTGCGGCAAGCCGGCACGGCGTGAAACCGACACCATGGATACCTTTGTTGAATCATCCTGGTATTTCGCCCGCTATGCCTCACCGCATTTCGAAGGCGGCATGGTGGACCCGAAAGCAGCCAATTACTGGCTTCCGGTTGATCAGTACATCGGTGGTATCGAGCATGCCATTCTCCACCTGCTGTATGCGCGCTTCTTCCACAAGCTGATGCGTGATGAAGGCCTGGTCGATAGTGATGAACCCTTCAAGCATCTGCTGACCCAGGGCATGGTACTGGCCGACACCTACTATCGCACTGACGCCAAAGGCGGCAAACAATGGTTCAATCCGGCCGATGTCGAGGTCGAGCGTGACGCCAAAGGCAAGATTACCAGTGCCCGCTTGAGCAGTGATGGCCAACCGGTCGAGATCGGCGGCACCGAGAAAATGTCGAAGTCGAAGAATAACGGCGTTGATCCGCAAGCCATGATCGACCAATACGGTGCAGACACCTGTCGCCTGTTCATGATGTTCGCATCACCGCCGGATATGAGCCTGGAGTGGTCTGACTCCGGGGTCGAGGGCGCTCAGCGCTTCTTGCGCCGGGTCTGGCGTCTTGCCAGTCAGTTTGTTGCTGAAGGCGCGGCTTCAGCACTGGACGTCGGCAGTCTGAACGACGCGCAAAAAGATGTGCGTCGTTCGATTCATCTGGCAATCAGGCAAGCCAGTCACGATATTGGCCAGCAACACAAGTTCAACACCGCCATCGCTGCGGTGATGACCCTGATGAACGTGCTGGAAAAAGCCCCGCAGCAGTCGCCACAGGATCGTGCGCTTTTGCAGGAAGGCCTGGAAGCCGTCACCCTATTGTTGGCACCAATCACTCCGCATATCTGTCACAGTCTGTGGCAGGCCCTGGGTCATGCTGATCCGGTCATTGATGTGCGCTGGCCCAGTGTGGATGACAGTGCCCTGGTGCAAGACACGTTGCAAATGGTGATTCAGGTCAACGGCAAGCTGCGGGCACATATCGACGTTGCTGCCGATGCCAGCCGCGAAGCGATCGAAGCCATCGCCCGCGACAACGAGAATGTACAGCGCTTCACCGAAGGCCTGAGTATTCGCAAGGTCATCGTCGTGCCGGGTAAACTGGTCAATATTGTCGCCAACTGA
- the lnt gene encoding apolipoprotein N-acyltransferase: MHEPGKQFLAWLSNPGWPGHCIALLAGTMSTLSLTPFGLWPLGLLSVALLYTGVQQLNPQQAFWRGWAWGLGLFASGASWVYVSIHVHGHAHPLLAGLLTAGFVSGLGLVFALMTWTWARWLRPEASGWLSLFAFSALWVLQELFRGWFLTGFPWLYHGYAHTDTWLAGWAPIGSVWLLSLLSVFTACLLTRVWAWRRQPLQLALATGLMAAIWLGGLGLGQVQWTQPHSQPVSVALIQADVPQSQKWDPEYIDNSLARYRDMSYAVAGVDLIVWSETAVPVLQSHAQAFVQTMADNLRAEGSQLITGIPADEYADERLHIYNAITVAGAADQTYRKHKLVPFGEFVPLEDWLRGLIAFFDLPMSSFSRGGIDQPPLLAAGQRLAPYICYEVVYPHFAARLAAKSDLLITISNDSWFGRSLGPLQHLQMARMRALESGRWMLRGTNNGVTALIDPQGRITQQIPQFEQASLVGEVQPYQGLTPWLRWRSWPLAAVIGSILLLSLIQRRRQT, from the coding sequence ATGCACGAACCCGGCAAGCAATTTCTCGCCTGGCTGAGCAATCCCGGTTGGCCCGGACACTGTATTGCCCTGCTGGCAGGGACCATGAGCACCCTGTCACTGACGCCCTTCGGCCTCTGGCCGCTCGGACTGTTGTCGGTAGCACTGCTCTATACCGGTGTGCAACAACTCAATCCGCAACAGGCTTTCTGGCGTGGTTGGGCCTGGGGATTGGGCCTGTTTGCCAGTGGTGCCTCCTGGGTATATGTGAGCATTCACGTCCACGGTCACGCCCATCCACTGCTCGCGGGCCTGCTGACTGCCGGCTTCGTCAGTGGGCTGGGGCTGGTTTTCGCCCTTATGACCTGGACCTGGGCACGCTGGCTGCGACCTGAGGCATCTGGCTGGCTCAGCCTGTTCGCTTTCAGCGCTCTGTGGGTGCTGCAGGAACTCTTTCGCGGCTGGTTTCTTACCGGCTTTCCCTGGCTCTACCATGGCTACGCACATACCGATACCTGGCTGGCCGGCTGGGCGCCCATTGGCAGTGTCTGGCTGCTCAGCCTGCTCAGCGTGTTTACTGCCTGCCTGCTGACCCGCGTCTGGGCCTGGCGCCGACAACCGCTCCAATTGGCTCTGGCTACCGGGCTGATGGCCGCGATATGGCTTGGTGGCCTGGGCCTTGGCCAGGTGCAATGGACCCAGCCACACAGCCAGCCAGTCAGCGTAGCGCTGATTCAGGCCGACGTGCCGCAATCCCAGAAATGGGACCCGGAGTACATCGACAACAGCCTGGCCCGTTACCGCGACATGAGCTATGCCGTTGCCGGAGTTGACCTGATCGTCTGGTCGGAAACCGCCGTGCCTGTTCTGCAAAGCCACGCCCAGGCCTTTGTCCAGACGATGGCTGACAACTTGCGCGCTGAAGGCAGTCAATTGATTACCGGCATTCCGGCCGACGAATATGCTGATGAGCGCCTGCATATCTACAACGCCATTACCGTCGCAGGCGCCGCTGATCAGACTTACCGCAAACACAAACTGGTGCCCTTCGGTGAATTTGTTCCGCTGGAAGACTGGCTGCGCGGTCTGATTGCCTTTTTCGACCTGCCGATGTCGAGCTTTTCCCGCGGCGGTATTGATCAGCCGCCCTTGCTGGCCGCCGGACAGCGCCTGGCGCCTTACATCTGCTATGAAGTTGTCTATCCGCACTTTGCCGCTCGGCTGGCAGCCAAAAGTGACCTGTTGATTACCATCAGTAACGACAGCTGGTTTGGTCGCTCGCTAGGGCCCTTGCAGCACCTGCAGATGGCTCGCATGCGGGCATTGGAAAGTGGCCGCTGGATGCTGCGCGGAACCAATAACGGGGTTACCGCGTTGATAGATCCGCAAGGAAGGATTACCCAACAGATCCCGCAATTCGAACAGGCCAGCCTGGTCGGTGAAGTCCAGCCCTATCAGGGGCTGACGCCCTGGTTACGCTGGCGTTCCTGGCCGCTGGCAGCAGTCATCGGCAGCATATTGCTGCTCAGCCTGATACAGCGGCGGCGCCAGACTTGA
- a CDS encoding HlyC/CorC family transporter, whose translation MSEDRSTNGHKTWLDRLVQAFVHEPKSQQELIELLREAHQNDVLDIEALSIIEGALQVADMQVRDIMVPRSQMTTIKVTQSPRDFLPSVIEAAHSRYPVIGESMDEVLGILLAKDLLPLLLEGSVERFDIKDILRPATCVPESKRLNVLLREFRANRNHMAIVIDEYGGVSGLVTIEDVLEQIVGDIEDEHDVDEDDQIKPLSSSDFLVKGLTPIEDFNEHFETEFPDEEFDTVGGLVMNAFGHLPKRNEVVELDRFRIRVLNADSRRVHLLRVSLIQP comes from the coding sequence ATGAGCGAAGACCGATCGACCAATGGACACAAGACCTGGCTGGACAGACTGGTCCAGGCTTTTGTCCATGAACCCAAAAGCCAGCAGGAACTGATCGAACTACTGCGTGAAGCGCACCAGAATGACGTGCTGGATATTGAAGCCCTGTCGATTATTGAAGGCGCCCTGCAGGTCGCTGACATGCAAGTCCGTGACATCATGGTACCGCGCTCGCAGATGACCACCATCAAGGTCACCCAGAGCCCGCGCGACTTTCTGCCCAGCGTGATCGAAGCCGCCCACTCGCGCTACCCGGTGATCGGGGAAAGCATGGATGAAGTTCTTGGCATCCTGCTGGCCAAGGACCTGCTGCCCCTGTTGCTGGAAGGCAGTGTCGAGCGCTTTGACATCAAGGACATCCTGCGCCCGGCCACCTGCGTCCCGGAGTCCAAACGACTCAATGTGCTGCTGCGTGAATTTCGCGCCAATCGAAACCATATGGCCATTGTCATCGACGAATACGGCGGCGTCTCCGGCCTGGTCACCATTGAAGATGTATTGGAACAGATCGTCGGCGACATCGAAGATGAACATGATGTCGATGAAGACGATCAGATCAAACCTTTGTCCAGCAGTGATTTCCTGGTCAAGGGCCTGACCCCGATCGAAGATTTCAATGAGCACTTCGAAACCGAATTTCCCGATGAAGAGTTTGATACCGTTGGCGGCCTGGTGATGAATGCCTTCGGTCACCTGCCCAAGCGCAACGAAGTGGTTGAACTGGATCGCTTTCGTATACGCGTTCTGAATGCCGACAGTCGCCGGGTACACCTGCTGCGCGTCAGTCTGATTCAACCCTGA
- the holA gene encoding DNA polymerase III subunit delta, whose amino-acid sequence MKLNSHQLARQLNEQLAPVYILCGDEPLLLGEAADLIRHACRQAGSEERQVFHVERGFDWSHLYAASQSLSLFAQQRLLELRLNGNPGDDGNKALQAYLESPPDDTTLLVTLPKLDKNALKTKWAKTLIEHANSRFVQIWPIDSQQLPDWMRQRLSNAGLQASPEALELLAERVEGNLLAAAQEIEKLKLFDQGGQIELETIRQVVADSARFDVFGLVDALLQGDAGHALRILSGLRGEGVEAPIVLWAIAREIRGLTDMAQQIERGIPSDKVFASQRPPIWDKRRPLLSQALQRHPASQWASWLRQAQLVDEQIKGLQSGSPWDTLAQIIAGAAHRGSPVLRSL is encoded by the coding sequence ATGAAGCTCAATAGCCATCAATTGGCGCGCCAGCTCAACGAACAGCTGGCGCCCGTCTATATCCTGTGCGGGGATGAACCGCTGCTGCTGGGTGAAGCTGCAGATCTGATTCGGCATGCCTGCCGACAGGCTGGCAGTGAAGAGCGCCAGGTCTTTCATGTTGAGCGCGGGTTTGACTGGTCACACCTCTACGCCGCCAGCCAGAGTCTGTCTTTATTCGCCCAGCAACGCCTGCTTGAGCTGCGCTTGAACGGCAACCCGGGTGACGACGGCAACAAAGCCTTGCAAGCGTATCTGGAGAGTCCGCCAGATGACACAACCCTGTTGGTTACCTTGCCCAAACTGGACAAGAATGCGCTCAAAACAAAATGGGCCAAAACCCTGATCGAGCACGCCAACAGTCGTTTTGTGCAGATCTGGCCAATTGATAGCCAGCAACTGCCTGACTGGATGCGCCAACGCCTGAGCAACGCAGGCCTGCAAGCCAGCCCGGAAGCGCTGGAATTGCTGGCAGAACGGGTGGAAGGCAACCTGCTGGCTGCGGCACAGGAAATCGAAAAGCTCAAACTCTTCGACCAGGGCGGCCAGATTGAGCTGGAAACCATTCGCCAGGTGGTTGCCGACAGCGCCCGCTTCGATGTCTTTGGCCTGGTTGATGCCTTGTTGCAGGGCGATGCCGGACATGCCCTGCGCATTCTCAGCGGCTTGCGCGGTGAAGGCGTGGAAGCGCCCATCGTACTCTGGGCCATTGCCCGTGAAATACGCGGACTTACGGATATGGCGCAGCAGATCGAGCGCGGCATACCCAGCGACAAGGTCTTTGCCAGTCAACGCCCGCCGATCTGGGACAAGCGCCGACCGCTGTTGAGTCAGGCGCTGCAGCGCCACCCGGCCAGCCAATGGGCCAGCTGGCTACGCCAGGCCCAGCTGGTCGACGAGCAGATCAAGGGGCTGCAATCAGGTTCGCCCTGGGACACCCTGGCCCAAATCATCGCTGGCGCGGCGCACCGGGGCTCGCCGGTGTTGCGCAGTCTCTGA